CAGGAAAAGACGGCGTTCATCCGGGTTGGGCCGGCCAATTGGTGATGGCCTACGCGTTTCTCAAGGCAATGGGCCTCGATGGTGAAATTGGAACCATCACATTGGATCTAGCGTCAGGTGAAGCCTCTGCCTCGCAAGGACACCGCATTGTTTCTGTGAAGGACAATGAAATTCAGATGGACAGCAGCCGCTATCCATTTTGCGCGACTGGCGAACTCGACCAGGATTCCAGCATCCGTTCGGGAATGACGCTGGTTCCATTCAATCAGGAACTCAACCGCTTCATGCTCATTGTCAACAATGCGCCTGCCGGACAGTACAAAGTGACCTGGGGAGAAACATCGAAGACGTACTCCGCCAAAGAGTTGTCTGAGGGCGTCAACCTTGCCGATGATTTTTTCGTGAACCCATTCAGCGAAGCGTTTAACCGGGTCGACGAAGCGGTGTTTAAAAAACAGGCGTATGAAACCAAACAGGTTAAACAACTGTTTCACGGCGAAGAAGGCCGCGCCAATATGGACAAAACTGTCGATCTCACCGAAGAAGTTCGTGCGCCTTTAGCCAAGTCGATTCAATCGACGTTTCAGCCAGTCCAGCATTCGCTTCGCGTTGAAAAACAATAAATGCGTAAGAGTTCTTGCTCGAATATTGTGAACGCGAGGCCGACTTTGATGAATTCCAGACCGCCAGTCATTGCGCGCATTACGCGGAGAGAATGGCTGGCGGGGTTGTCTGGCTTGATGGCGTCGGGGCTTCCTCAATCATTCGCCGCAAGCGAGTTCACTTGTGCGCTTTATGGTTTTTCGTCGAACAAGGCGCCCTTCGCTTCCATCAATCATGGTGACTTGGCTTCTTGGTTGCGCGACCACGGCGTCAATGCGGTGTTTGTTTATTCGAACGAAGATGAAGATGTATTGAAGCGGTTGAAGTCCGCTGGCGTTGCGTTGTATCAATCCATGGGCGTGTTTGTCGGCAAGGCTGATTATCAACAGCATCCCGAGTGGCGGCCGGTTGTCGCGTCGGGCGAAGCGATGAAGCCGGACGAGTGGTACTATCCGTTGTCGCCAAACCATCCTGCGCTGCGCAAGCAACGATTAGAGCGCTTGAAAGAGCGCTTGCAAAATCCCTACATTGACGGCGTCTGGTTGGATTTTATCCGTTATCCATTGCGTTGGGAAAACGGGGCGCCCCGGTTTGAGCAAGCATGTTTTAGCCAGATGAGTTTGGATGCGTTCCAGGCGTTTTCCGGCCTCCGGGCGCTAGGCGAAACAACCAGTGAAATAGCGCAGTGGATCATAAACAGCCATCTGGATGATTGGACGGCGTTCAAGATTGAATCGATCCGAAGTTGGGTGGAAGACGCCGCTAGCCTTCGCGACGGGTTGCGTCCAGACGCGCGGCTTGGCTTCTTCGGCGTCCCCTGGGCGCCCGATGAATATGACAATGCGCTGCATCGCATCGTCGGGCAGGACTATGCCGCCTTAGCCAATCACGCCGACATTATTTCGCCGATGATTTACCATCGCATGATCGGGCGCCCGGTTGAGCGCGTACGGGAATTAACGCTTGCGTTAAAGCAATCGACACAAAAGCCGGTTTGGCCGGTGCTGCAAACGATGAACTTGCCGGACGAATTGCCGAAAGAAGAATTCCTGCGCTCCATTGATCTGGCTGCAAGCGCGTCACAACAGGGATTGATCTTGTTCGCGGCAAACCATATCGAAAATGAAAAACGCTGGTCGCAACTAAAAGCGTCTATCAAAAAATATGTGCATAAAGCGCGCCCGTAGTGCTCCGCGATAGATACCGTTACGGAAACGCACAGTATTCTGGCAACCACTATAAAAGCGGCGTTAAGCATAGCTGTCCTCCCGCCGAAACTAATAAAAACTGGTTCATCCGGTAAGTGAGTACTTACATTTACGGAAGAACCATAATTTTTATTCAGAAACAGGCTCCGGCATTTCACAAATTGACAAACCAATCAGGCATGGGTGGAACTCTGGGAGCGCCTGTGCATAAGGGCTTGAAAGCCCGCACTGAAGCGAGCAGAGCTGTACCCATGCCTGATACAGCGAAAGATCAAAAATTTACGAAAAAGCGTCAAAAAAACGCAACCCAATTTGTGATAAAGTATCCAAATACCGGAAGAACCGAAAAACTCTGAATGATTGAATGATCTTATGCCGGTTGTGAACCCGTTTCCTAGTGAAGAGAGCGCTGACTGGAGCGAACGCTTTTTTAATCATCCCGATTATCTTGACATCTACAGCGAGATGACGGGGCCGTCGCGCACTAAAACCGAGTTGGCGTTTTGCCGCTCGGTTTTGACATGGAAAATTGGCGACGCTATTTTAGATGCGCCCTGCGGCGCGGGGCGGCACACAACGCCTCTCGCTCACAAAGGGCACGACGTGACCGGTCTTGATTTGTCTGGCTTTTTATTAAGAGAAGCCAAGCAGACCGCGCTTAAAGGATTTTGGAACCGCAACCAGCCGCGCTTTGTGCAAGGCGTGATGCAACAACTGCCCTTCGGCGACAACCAATTTGATCACGTCATCAATCTGTTTAGCAGTTTTGGGTATCTGGATACCGAAGCCGAAAATTTCCTGGTGATGCAAGAATACGCCCGGGTATTGCGCCCTGGCGGCAAACTGCTCATTGACGTGATGAACCGTCACTTTATTGTGCCCCGGCTCAATGAGGAATTTGAATCCGTCCACGCCAATGGATTGTTTGTTCGAGAAGAACGCGCTGTCATCAACGATGGCCGCCGGATGCACAACGCCATCACCGTCACCGACGATCAAGGCAACCGGCGCTGCTATTTATACCGTCCCTGGCTGTATAATGGGGCTGAACTCTCCGCCCACGCAACCAACGCCGGGCTGATTGTTGAGTCGGTCTATGGAGACTTCAAAGGGCGGCTCTACAAAAGACAGAGCGAGCGCGCCATTCTGGTTGCGGTCAAGCCATTGCCGCATGTTGGCGAATAACAAAGAAACGGTTCCACATGACATCTTCTCCACACGCCTGTTTGGCAGGGCCAGGATGGGGCCTTGGCCATCTGGGCGCACAGGTCGCTGGCTTTGACGCGATCATTCGAGCCGAAAACCCCGGGCAGGTTGAACAGGCGTTGCGCGAACTCGCTGACTATTTGCGGCAGGGGAAGATTGCCGTCGGTTTCATTGCGTATGAAGCGGCGGCGGCGTTTGGGTTGTCCGTCAATACAACCGGCCCATCACAGCCGCTCGTCTGGTTTGGGATAGCATCGCCAAAAGCGCTTCAACCGTTTGACGAATGGCCTGAGAGTTCAGCTGCGCCCAGTGCGTGTGATTTGGCTGGTCTCGACGCGCGCGATTATCCAACTTCGATTCAACGCATCAAAGACTACATTGCCGCAGGCGATTCCTACCAGGTAAACTTTACCGTGCGAGCGGACGCGTCTGTCTCCGGGCCGCCGCTTGCGTTATTTCGCCGCTTGTATGAGTCGCAGCCGTGTCCGTATGCGGCGTTCATCGAAACGGGCGAACAAACCGTTCTTTCATTGTCTCCTGAATTATTTCTGCAACGAAAAGGCGATCAGTTGCTCAGCCGCCCCATGAAGGGGACCATGGCGCGCGGGCGTTTTTATGAAGAAGACCAAGCGTTGCGGCGCCGCCTGCAAGAGAGTGAAAAAGAACGCGCCGAGAATATTATGATCGTTG
This region of Candidatus Hinthialibacter antarcticus genomic DNA includes:
- a CDS encoding class I SAM-dependent methyltransferase; translated protein: MPVVNPFPSEESADWSERFFNHPDYLDIYSEMTGPSRTKTELAFCRSVLTWKIGDAILDAPCGAGRHTTPLAHKGHDVTGLDLSGFLLREAKQTALKGFWNRNQPRFVQGVMQQLPFGDNQFDHVINLFSSFGYLDTEAENFLVMQEYARVLRPGGKLLIDVMNRHFIVPRLNEEFESVHANGLFVREERAVINDGRRMHNAITVTDDQGNRRCYLYRPWLYNGAELSAHATNAGLIVESVYGDFKGRLYKRQSERAILVAVKPLPHVGE